From Solanum lycopersicum chromosome 4, SLM_r2.1:
GATATTAatggtcatactttttaaatgatcacataaattaagctagttgatccactaaGTTAATTAGTTCTATGAGACGACATAATATAGGACGATTCTGGCAGCTTGAGCtagacgttgtatcaccacataggctcatagtggtggttgtcggttaaaGAATTTCCCACAGAAAACTATATCATTTCAAATATAAGTAAAGTGAGTTTGCTAATGCATTTCTTTAACTAACTAAGTGTTTTCATTGTTTTTCAAGCTTTTACATATTAAGTCAACTTATTTATGTGTTGAGCacagccaaggtaagtgttccttcttactctttttcaagattaagttggggttagcattccaactcgcatactcgtacattcaatgtactgatgccagttgacCAGCATTGTATCATGATTCAGATGCAGGTAACAAGGATCAACATCATCTAGTGCCTCGCTAATGCAACTAAGCTCTCAGAGtaagtggtgagcctccttgcattctgaAGGACACATTTGTTCGATTTTAAGTCTTTCTtttataggatgttgtgggttctatcccaacatccatcttattATTAAAAATGCTTCATTTACAGTGAGAGAGTTAGTATTAAGTCTCTGATATTTGTATTGCATAGTTTTATGATGAGACTTACGTGCCATTTTACCCAACTTGTTTCATTAAGTTATTGAATGAGATTGTTTTATTCGTTACGTCTTCCGTTGAGTTATGTAAGTCAGGACAAGGATCCGCTTGAGGCAAGCAATGGTCTACGAGGGCTGGCCACGCCTAGGGTATAGACTCGGtgcatgacaaacttggtatagAGCATAGAGTTCAAGATttctagggagtctatgaagtcgtGTCTATAGAGTCCTAGTTATCGGTGTTATGCGCACTACATCAATAATCAAGAGGTTGAAACATTTAGGAAtcctcacttctttcatatttctttctgtgtgttagagtttatctctaaatgCTTCTTTACAATTCATGCTTGCGCATGTTTAAGATAACGTGCCTCCACGAAGAGAAGCAAGAGGCGGCTCAGCTAGAAAGAATGCAGAGGAACCAGAGATACCTAATGCAGCTAATGTGCATCCACAATCCGAGGTCACTATTGCATAATTTTGTGAGGCTATATGGATGCTAATCTGTGTGGTACCTAATAAAGTTTGTAAGCATAGAGGGGATACACAAGAGGAGACTGAAACTTCAAGGAATCCTGAATTCTTGAGAATGAATCGTCCAAGTTTCGCCGGTTTGATCACTACTAAAAAGCCTAAGAATTTTATTGAGGAACTGAAGAAGGTTTTTGATGTAATGCATGTTGCTGATGTTGAACGAGTTGAGCTAACTCCATATCAGCTGAAATATATGGCTAGGCCTTAGTTCGATCAGCGGAACGATGGTAAACCTTAGCATGCACCACATCCGAGTTGCGCCTCTTTTGAAGAAGATTATTTAGAGCGTTTCTCTCCTTTGGAGTTCAAAACACTCTATGGTACGATAGTTTCTTACAGTGAAACAAGACTCATTGAATGTTCATCAATATGTGTTAAAGTTCACCCAGTTGTCTCTTTATGCTCCTAAAATGTTTAAGTAATGAGGAGCAGAATAAGCTTGTTTGTCGTTGGCCTTGGTCATGGATCAAGCAAAGAGGGTAGGGATGCGATGCTTATGAGCGACATGGTATCAAGGTTTATTATAGAAGCAAGAAAGGTAAGACTTGAAATGTATCTGGGCAGCAGGAAGTTTGTACGAATCAGCGACAATGGCAGAATCAAAAGGATCCTGCACCATCATCCTCTAGTGCTCCTGCACCTAGAAGACAAAGTTAGGATAATGGCAAGAATTCCCAGTACTATAGAGTTAGACCAGCAAAATCTCAAGGAAGTGTGGCACATAGAGGTAGTTGAGGTCTTGCATGTGCTAAGTGTGGTAGAACCCACAAAGGTAAATGTCTTGATGGCCTGACAGGTTGCTTTAAGTGTGGGTAAGAGGGTCATTTCATGAAGGAGTTCCCAAAGAACATGCAGAGTAGTGGAAATCCAGGCAAAAAATCCCAATGT
This genomic window contains:
- the LOC101266816 gene encoding uncharacterized protein gives rise to the protein MRSRISLFVVGLGHGSSKEGRDAMLMSDMVSRFIIEARKVRLEMYLGSRKFVRISDNGRIKRILHHHPLVLLHLEDKVRIMARIPSTIELDQQNLKEVWHIEVVEVLHVLSVVEPTKEFPKNMQSSGNPGKKSQCSSVARQERVAPRGATTCINGGANCLYSITTRQEQENSINVVTISGDGIRVDTQKIEAVKSFPRPTSPTDIRSFLDLSCYYRMFVEGFSSISSPLAKMTQKTVKFQLC